From the Vulpes lagopus strain Blue_001 chromosome 15, ASM1834538v1, whole genome shotgun sequence genome, one window contains:
- the TRIM77 gene encoding tripartite motif-containing protein 77: MDSTFVQNVPSELICHICKDYFTDPFTISCGHSFCAPCICLLWEDAQHPARCPVCRAVSPRIYLENIIFAEEQVHAIKKSVACQLPNSAKQVCRTHLTAKDLFCPIEKNLLCGHCSHSPGHATHRHSPISKATKHYREKLLMQMRSIWKNKQRNQRNLNREYNLFRGWQGFINLRMIMIRAEYPKVYQYLHEEKQKHLETLAIEGKIIFNQLQRNVARMRHMGKLLRKMYQELKEMCYKTDTDLFWNLGDIMKRSQLMQLHIPQPMNPQLNTWTITGMSERLNNFRVYITLDHNISNYRVALFEDLIHLQCSSDHQDMPHSPASLQYTPLWGAQTFTSGKHYWEVDVGNSCNWIVGLCKESWINRNDMLLNSEDIFLLLCIKVNDLCRLFSASPPLLHYIQRPQGWIGVFLDYECGTVSFVNVAKSSLICNFLSCSFSFPLRPFICYGPK, from the exons ATGGATTCTACTTTTGTGCAGAATGTTCCCAGTGAGCTTATCTGCCACATCTGCAAGGACTATTTCACAGACCCTTTCACCATTAGCTGTGGGCACAGCTTTTGTGCTCCTTGTATTTGCCTCTTGTGGGAAGATGCTCAGCATCCTGCTCGCTGCCCTGTGTGCAGGGCAGTATCTCCACGAATATActtggaaaacattatttttgctGAGGAACAAGTTCATGCTATCAAAAAATCAGTTGCCTGCCAGTTACCAAACTCTGCCAAGCAAGTCTGTAGGACACACCTAACAGCAAAGGACCTCTTCTGTCCAATTGAAAAGAACCTGCTGTGTGGGCACTGCTCCCATTCCCCAGGGCATGCCACTCACAGACACTCACCAATATCGAAGGCTACTAAGCACTACAGG GAGAAACTTCTGATGCAAATGAGGTctatttggaaaaacaaacagagaaatcagagaaatcTAAACAGAGAGTACAACTTATTTAGGGGATGGCAG GGTTTTATAAATCTACGGATGATAATGATCAGGGCTGAATATCCTAAGGTATACCAATATCTccatgaagaaaagcaaaaacatttaGAGACCCTGGCAATTGAAGGCAAGATCATTTTTAATCAACTCCAGAGAAATGTAGCTAGAATGCGTCACATGGGAAAACTCCTAAGAAAAATGTATCAGGAGCTAAAGGAAATGTGCTACAAAACAGACACGGACCTGTTCTGG AATTTGGGAGACATCATGAAAAG GAGTCAGTTAATGCAGTTGCACATTCCCCAGCCTATGAACCCTCAGCTGAACACATGGACCATCACAGGGATGTCTGAAAGGCTTAACAACTTCCGAG TGTATATTACATTGGACCATAACATAAGCAATTATCGTGTGGCTCTGTTTGAAGACCTGATACATTTGCAATGCAGTTCCGACCATCAAGACATGCCCCACAGTCCAGCAAGTCTACAGTACACTCCTTTGTGGGGAGCTCAGACCTTCACCTCCGGCAAACATTACTGGGAGGTAGATGTGGGAAACTCTTGTAATTGGATTGTAGGACTTTGCAAGGAATCCTGGATCAATCGCAATGATATGCTGCTCAATTCTGAGGATATTTTCCTACTTCTGTGCATTAAAGTGAATGACCTTTGTcgtctcttctctgcctccccgCCATTACTTCACTACATCCAAAGACCCCAGGGCTGGATAGGGGTGTTTCTAGATTATGAATGTGGTACGGTAAGCTTTGTGAATGTTGCCAAAAGCTCCCTCATTTGTAATTTCCTCTCatgctccttttctttccctctcagaCCTTTCATTTGCTATGGACCCAAATGA